In Hevea brasiliensis isolate MT/VB/25A 57/8 chromosome 13, ASM3005281v1, whole genome shotgun sequence, a single genomic region encodes these proteins:
- the LOC110643610 gene encoding transcription factor bHLH47, which yields MGSECPPSAADEVNVAAETTEKRCCHGKNKGKVPKRIHKAEREKLKREQLNELFLELASALELTQPNNGKASILSEAARLLKDLIGQIDGLNKENESLLSESRYVTIEKNELKEENSALETQIKGLQRELEARMSQSKPDLNVPPPEFDHPELRQHFPGESLRLPAADATLQQAQAVFVVPLHPELQAYPVTTSNVSKPHARYPTPADSWPSQLLGKQLTGRKEVQ from the exons ATGGGTTCTGAGTGTCCTCCTTCCGCGGCTGATGAGGTGAATGTAGCAGCAGAGACTActgagaaaag GTGTTGCCATGGTAAGAATAAAGGGAAAGTTCCCAAAAGAATTCACAAGGCTGAGAGGGAAAAACTGAAGCGTGAGCAATTGAATGAGCTCTTCCTTGAGCTAGCCAGTGCTCTTG AACTGACTCAGCCAAATAATGGGAAGGCCTCCATATTGTCTGAAGCTGCTAGATTGTTGAAGGACTTGATTGGACAGATTGACGGCCTCAACAAGGAGAATGAATCTCTATTATCTGAATCTCGCTAT GTAACAATTGAGAAGAATGAGCTGAAGGAAGAAAACTCTGCCCTAGAAACTCAAATTAAAGGATTGCAAAGAGAGCTGGAAGCAAGGATGTCTCAATCAAAACCTGACCTGAATGTGCCTCCTCCCGAGTTCGACCATCCCGAATTGAGACAACATTTTCCAGGAGAGTCTCTCAGGTTGCCTGCAGCAGATGCTACCTTGCAGCAAGCACAAGCCGTCTTTGTTGTCCCCCTCCATCCTGAACTCCAAGCTTATCCAGTGACTACCTCAAATGTGAGTAAACCACATGCTAGATATCCAACACCTGCAGATTCATGGCCATCCCAACTTCTTGGGAAGCAGCTGACAGGTAGGAAGGAAGTTCAATAG